In Aggregatibacter sp. 2125159857, one DNA window encodes the following:
- a CDS encoding TadE family protein yields the protein MKLKKFVLGNRGAAPVEFVLTIVFYFLVVCLILEFCRIAITTSYWDLAVTESVRISKNEYDGKGSYLNVFKNNLQKQLNAQEKSTLGNFLQLDKNNGYDVDVKYVNCSQGKSCINALLNKDFKKIPSSSGATQYDTDGKGSTLAYYTVVYKYKFLVPVPFVPNSLVEHVLTREFVMVQEWQRSQFPVTP from the coding sequence ATGAAACTAAAGAAGTTTGTATTAGGTAATAGAGGTGCAGCCCCTGTTGAGTTCGTGTTGACAATTGTTTTTTATTTCCTTGTCGTATGTTTGATTCTAGAGTTTTGTCGGATTGCTATTACAACAAGCTATTGGGATTTAGCGGTGACTGAAAGTGTCAGAATTTCAAAAAATGAGTATGATGGTAAAGGCAGTTATCTGAATGTCTTTAAAAATAATCTTCAGAAGCAACTTAACGCACAAGAGAAGTCAACATTAGGAAATTTCCTTCAGTTAGATAAAAATAACGGTTATGATGTTGATGTCAAATATGTTAATTGTTCTCAAGGGAAATCTTGTATTAATGCGTTGCTAAATAAAGACTTCAAAAAAATTCCATCATCGAGTGGAGCAACACAATATGATACAGATGGGAAAGGTTCGACATTAGCTTATTATACGGTCGTGTATAAGTATAAGTTTTTGGTTCCGGTGCCCTTTGTCCCAAATTCTTTAGTTGAACATGTTTTAACCAGAGAATTTGTTATGGTGCAGGAATGGCAACGTTCTCAATTTCCTGTTACGCCTTAA
- a CDS encoding type II secretion system F family protein produces MTVKLLLIYLLVIAFSLVLLFISISGGKNLRRNEDILAGRFSEANESDAANKNKTKQQIELELLLINNNPLLKALGIIDKNIKLKLAIMTLVFFVYYLFLGRDAEGFSLIISCLLIFIGIIIVPGFLTGFVLKSKTKKIMNDLTSFIDLVAVNVQTGVSIEAALKQVATDFKKLNPDLSYVMLRVIRKSELTGMSQALQDLAISLPTTEIRMFCTVMQQSLNFGSSIYDQLIQLSSDIRELQLLTIEEKLGTLSAKMSVPLILFIMFPIIILILAPGVLRVFPNVF; encoded by the coding sequence ATGACAGTAAAATTACTTCTAATTTACCTATTAGTTATTGCGTTTTCTCTTGTTCTACTATTTATATCAATTTCGGGTGGTAAGAACCTTCGTCGTAATGAAGATATTCTGGCCGGTAGATTCTCTGAAGCTAATGAGTCTGATGCAGCGAATAAAAATAAGACAAAACAGCAAATTGAACTTGAATTGTTATTAATTAATAATAATCCTTTATTAAAGGCTTTGGGAATTATTGATAAGAATATTAAGCTAAAATTAGCGATTATGACTTTAGTATTCTTTGTATATTACTTGTTTTTGGGTCGAGATGCTGAGGGTTTTTCCCTAATTATTAGTTGTTTATTGATTTTTATTGGCATTATCATTGTTCCTGGATTTCTTACCGGTTTTGTCTTAAAATCCAAAACTAAAAAAATAATGAATGATTTAACCAGTTTTATTGATCTTGTTGCAGTTAATGTGCAAACAGGGGTGAGTATTGAAGCGGCATTAAAACAGGTTGCAACAGATTTTAAAAAGCTAAATCCGGATTTATCTTATGTTATGTTGAGAGTCATTCGAAAATCTGAGCTGACAGGTATGTCGCAGGCACTACAAGATTTGGCAATTTCATTACCGACTACTGAAATCAGAATGTTTTGTACAGTAATGCAACAAAGTTTAAATTTTGGTTCGTCTATCTATGATCAGCTCATCCAGCTTTCTAGTGATATTCGAGAGTTACAGTTATTAACGATAGAAGAAAAACTAGGGACTCTTTCTGCTAAAATGAGCGTTCCGTTGATTCTTTTTATCATGTTCCCGATTATTATATTAATTTTAGCTCCTGGCGTATTGAGGGTATTTCCAAATGTCTTTTAA
- the pheA gene encoding prephenate dehydratase encodes MLLDLSEIRQQITQIDRSLLKLLSERHRLAFDVARSKEITQKPLRDVVREEQLLQELVQFSENENYQLEPQYITAIFQKIIEDSVLTQQVYLQKKLNSQREENIHIAFLGKRGSYSHLAARNYATRYQEELVEISCASFDQVFAKVQNGEADYGVLPLENTTSGTINEVYDLLQHTDLSLMGELAYPIQHCVLVNGQHELSQIDTLYSHPQVIQQCSQFIHGLDRVHIEYCESSSHAMQLVARLNKPNIAALGSEEGGKLYGLTVLKRNIANQENNITRFIVIAKESHNVSPQIHTKTLLLMSTGQQAGALVEALWVFKKHNINMTKLASRPIYGKPWQEMFYLEIEANIHHPDTQAALEELKQVSHQLKILGCYPSEIVTPTKILPDSQ; translated from the coding sequence ATGTTATTGGATTTAAGTGAAATTCGACAGCAGATTACCCAAATTGACCGCAGTTTATTAAAGTTACTTTCCGAGCGTCATCGTCTTGCGTTTGATGTGGCGCGTAGTAAAGAAATAACACAGAAGCCATTACGTGATGTGGTGCGTGAAGAACAGCTGTTACAAGAGTTAGTGCAATTTTCTGAAAATGAAAATTATCAACTTGAGCCACAATATATTACTGCAATTTTCCAAAAAATTATTGAAGATTCGGTGCTGACGCAACAAGTTTATTTACAGAAAAAGTTGAATTCACAACGCGAGGAGAACATTCACATTGCCTTTCTCGGCAAGCGAGGATCTTATTCTCATTTGGCGGCACGAAATTATGCCACTCGATACCAAGAAGAATTGGTGGAAATAAGTTGTGCTAGTTTTGATCAGGTTTTTGCTAAAGTGCAAAACGGTGAAGCAGATTATGGTGTTCTTCCATTGGAAAATACCACATCCGGCACGATTAACGAAGTTTATGATCTGTTGCAACACACTGATTTGTCTTTGATGGGGGAATTGGCTTATCCTATTCAGCACTGCGTTTTAGTCAATGGGCAGCATGAGTTAAGTCAAATTGATACCCTATATAGCCATCCTCAGGTGATTCAGCAATGTAGTCAATTTATCCATGGTTTAGATCGCGTACATATTGAATATTGTGAAAGCAGTTCTCATGCTATGCAATTGGTTGCCAGATTGAACAAACCCAATATTGCCGCCTTGGGCAGCGAAGAGGGAGGGAAGTTATACGGTTTGACTGTGCTGAAACGCAATATTGCCAACCAAGAAAACAATATCACTCGCTTTATTGTTATCGCGAAAGAATCGCATAATGTTTCGCCACAAATTCATACAAAAACACTCTTGTTAATGAGTACGGGGCAACAGGCCGGTGCTTTGGTGGAGGCGTTGTGGGTGTTTAAAAAACACAATATCAACATGACAAAATTAGCTTCCCGTCCGATTTATGGGAAACCATGGCAGGAAATGTTTTATTTGGAAATTGAGGCGAATATTCATCATCCTGACACGCAGGCTGCATTGGAAGAATTAAAACAAGTTAGCCACCAGTTGAAAATTTTAGGATGTTATCCAAGTGAAATTGTCACACCCACTAAAATTTTACCTGACTCCCAATAA
- the recG gene encoding ATP-dependent DNA helicase RecG — MNTQLLDAIPLTAISGVGAAVAEKLGKLGIFNLQDLLFHLPLRYEDRTRITPIADLQADQYATIEGVVQSAEVQFGRRPMLMVYLSDGTSKLALRFFNFNAGMKNSLQPGARVKAFGEVRRGRFMAEIHHPEYQIIHDNKPLVLAETLTPIYPATEGLKQTSLRKLIAQALLVLEKTPLAELLPAEFNPHPFDLKSAIQFLHNPPPDVSLAILEEGKHPAQQRLIFEELLAYNLAMQKVRSGIQENFAEPLCAQSDLKQRFLAQLPFTPTHAQLRVTQEIEQDLQQNYPMMRLVQGDVGSGKTLVAALAALTAIDNGKQVALMAPTEILAEQHATNFRRWFDPLGIDVGWLAGKVKGKQRLAELEKIKNGEVQMVVGTHALFQDEVEFHHLSLVIVDEQHRFGVHQRLMLREKGNQAGVYPHQLIMTATPIPRTLAMTVYADLDTSIIDELPPGRTPITTIAISEERRAEIIERVNVACTQEKRQAYWVCTLIDESEVLEAQAAEAVAEDLHKILPHLRIGLVHGRMKPAEKQEIMQEFKDANLDLLVATTVIEVGVDVPNASLMIIENAERLGLSQLHQLRGRVGRGTTASFCVLMYKPPLGKISQKRLQVMRDTQDGFVISEKDLEIRGPGEMLGTKQTGITEFKVANLMRDRKMLPTVQFYAKQLSQKYPQQAEFLIRRWLNNREIYGNV; from the coding sequence ATGAATACCCAATTATTAGATGCGATTCCGCTAACAGCAATTTCCGGTGTCGGTGCTGCCGTAGCGGAAAAGTTAGGCAAATTGGGTATTTTTAATTTGCAGGACTTGCTATTTCATCTTCCTCTTCGTTACGAAGATCGTACCCGAATTACTCCCATAGCCGATTTACAGGCTGACCAGTACGCCACGATTGAAGGCGTAGTCCAAAGCGCAGAAGTACAATTTGGGCGTCGCCCCATGTTGATGGTTTACCTCTCCGATGGCACATCCAAACTCGCATTACGTTTTTTCAATTTTAATGCCGGCATGAAAAATAGCTTACAGCCGGGCGCTCGAGTGAAAGCCTTCGGTGAAGTACGCCGTGGGCGTTTTATGGCGGAGATTCATCATCCGGAATATCAAATTATTCATGACAATAAACCCCTCGTTTTGGCGGAAACGCTAACGCCCATTTATCCGGCTACAGAAGGGTTAAAACAAACATCATTGCGTAAATTAATTGCGCAAGCTTTGTTGGTCTTAGAGAAAACGCCTTTGGCTGAATTGTTGCCTGCTGAATTTAATCCACATCCCTTTGATTTAAAATCAGCGATTCAATTTTTGCACAATCCGCCACCGGATGTTTCTTTGGCGATATTAGAAGAAGGTAAACACCCTGCACAACAGCGCCTCATTTTTGAAGAATTGCTGGCATACAATCTCGCGATGCAAAAAGTGCGGTCAGGAATTCAGGAGAATTTTGCGGAACCCTTGTGTGCACAATCGGATTTAAAACAACGCTTTTTAGCACAATTACCTTTCACACCGACCCATGCGCAATTACGTGTTACCCAAGAGATTGAACAGGATTTACAACAAAATTATCCCATGATGCGCTTGGTACAAGGTGATGTAGGCTCCGGTAAAACCTTGGTGGCAGCACTGGCAGCGTTGACGGCCATTGATAATGGAAAACAAGTGGCGTTAATGGCACCAACAGAAATTCTGGCGGAACAGCATGCCACGAATTTCCGCCGTTGGTTTGACCCGCTTGGCATAGATGTCGGTTGGTTAGCCGGCAAAGTCAAAGGGAAACAACGTCTTGCTGAGCTGGAAAAAATAAAAAACGGTGAAGTTCAAATGGTGGTCGGGACACACGCCCTATTCCAAGATGAAGTCGAATTTCATCATCTGAGTTTGGTGATTGTGGATGAGCAACATCGTTTTGGCGTACACCAACGTTTAATGTTGCGTGAAAAAGGCAACCAAGCAGGCGTTTATCCTCACCAACTTATTATGACTGCCACACCGATTCCACGCACATTGGCCATGACGGTATATGCCGATTTGGACACCTCAATTATTGACGAACTGCCGCCGGGACGTACACCGATTACAACCATTGCCATTTCTGAAGAGCGTCGTGCAGAAATTATCGAGCGGGTCAATGTGGCCTGCACGCAAGAAAAACGGCAGGCTTATTGGGTTTGTACCCTGATTGATGAATCGGAAGTGCTGGAAGCTCAGGCTGCGGAGGCAGTAGCAGAAGATCTTCATAAAATCTTACCGCACTTGCGTATTGGCTTAGTACATGGGCGAATGAAACCTGCTGAAAAACAAGAAATTATGCAAGAGTTTAAGGATGCTAATTTGGATTTACTGGTCGCGACGACAGTGATTGAAGTGGGCGTGGATGTGCCAAATGCCAGTTTAATGATCATTGAAAATGCCGAACGCCTAGGGTTATCGCAACTTCACCAATTACGCGGTCGGGTTGGGCGTGGCACCACAGCTTCTTTTTGTGTATTAATGTATAAACCGCCATTAGGCAAAATTTCGCAGAAACGCCTGCAGGTCATGCGTGATACGCAAGATGGCTTTGTGATTTCGGAAAAAGATTTAGAAATTCGTGGCCCGGGTGAAATGCTTGGTACGAAACAAACCGGCATAACCGAATTCAAAGTGGCAAACCTTATGCGTGATCGTAAAATGCTCCCAACCGTCCAATTTTATGCTAAGCAGCTCAGCCAAAAATATCCGCAACAGGCAGAATTTCTCATTCGCCGCTGGCTGAATAATCGAGAGATTTACGGTAATGTTTAA
- the tadF gene encoding tight adherence pilus pseudopilin TadF translates to MNNNFLNLVSFFRQSKKGSVTIEFALTLMILVIVFAFLADLVVQRSTQAKLDNTSLSLVSILRERVQLYDDNGNATLTDGTTGAAGGFSVVGSSDGDLNQYIQLANLMLFGDRNVNKAKVTLERFSPDSNQYDKVSNSSACEPYKPLNTLGHLSPRSETNNLRKIPLYQVTLCVEVNSFFQSMIAQKGTVSNGFLRSSTFAPARAK, encoded by the coding sequence ATGAATAATAATTTTTTAAATCTAGTGAGTTTTTTTAGACAAAGTAAAAAAGGCTCAGTGACGATTGAATTTGCGCTTACGCTGATGATTTTAGTTATTGTTTTTGCGTTCCTAGCCGATTTAGTCGTTCAGCGTTCGACCCAAGCAAAGTTAGATAATACTTCTCTATCTTTAGTGAGTATATTGCGTGAAAGGGTCCAGTTATATGATGATAACGGTAATGCAACATTAACAGATGGTACAACAGGAGCCGCTGGCGGTTTTAGTGTTGTTGGTAGTAGTGATGGTGATTTGAACCAATATATTCAGTTGGCGAACTTGATGTTGTTTGGTGATCGAAATGTGAATAAAGCAAAAGTGACTTTGGAACGTTTCTCTCCCGATTCAAATCAATATGATAAGGTGAGTAATTCGTCTGCTTGTGAGCCATATAAACCATTGAATACCCTAGGCCATCTTTCTCCTCGTTCAGAAACGAATAATTTACGGAAGATCCCTCTTTACCAAGTTACATTGTGCGTAGAAGTGAATAGCTTTTTTCAGAGCATGATTGCGCAGAAGGGAACGGTTTCTAACGGTTTTCTACGTTCTTCAACATTTGCACCGGCTCGGGCGAAATAG
- a CDS encoding lipopolysaccharide assembly protein LapB translates to MSFKLIKKTLFCSVLLSISACSSMFEGGSTDDAGVYADDESITTKESLYQNTRNYDALISMYRSILKNEDDLLTRYKLSEAYYKKGDSSSSLLYLQPILSSGGSLAEKAKILQAKNLNMLKRYREALDVENAVLSSSPTNGEVYNLRGVTYAHLNDLNSARENFDKAREYFLNDVIAINNLAMLSIINGDYRNAISLLLPQYLNGIREQRLVHNLVFALVKNNELDYAKDIILKENLNTSPDSLIDALRKTERISDYIAK, encoded by the coding sequence ATGTCTTTTAAACTTATCAAAAAAACTTTATTTTGTAGCGTTTTATTGTCTATTAGTGCTTGTTCATCTATGTTTGAGGGTGGCTCCACCGATGATGCTGGAGTTTATGCAGATGATGAAAGCATTACAACTAAAGAAAGCTTGTATCAAAATACGCGAAATTATGATGCGTTGATTTCAATGTATCGTAGTATTCTCAAAAATGAAGACGATTTATTAACACGTTATAAGTTATCTGAAGCTTACTACAAGAAAGGAGATAGTAGTTCATCTTTACTATATTTGCAGCCTATCTTAAGTTCCGGCGGTTCTTTGGCTGAAAAGGCAAAGATTTTGCAGGCCAAGAATCTCAATATGCTAAAACGATATAGAGAAGCATTGGATGTTGAAAATGCGGTGTTATCATCCTCTCCAACGAATGGTGAAGTTTATAACTTACGTGGTGTAACTTATGCGCATTTAAATGATTTAAATAGCGCAAGAGAGAATTTTGATAAAGCTCGCGAGTATTTTCTGAATGATGTTATTGCAATTAATAATCTAGCAATGTTAAGCATTATTAATGGTGATTATCGTAATGCAATTTCTTTATTATTGCCGCAATATTTGAATGGTATTAGAGAGCAACGTTTGGTTCACAATTTAGTTTTTGCTTTAGTGAAGAACAATGAACTTGATTATGCGAAAGATATTATCCTAAAAGAAAATTTGAATACCTCACCAGATTCATTAATTGATGCACTTAGAAAAACAGAACGCATTTCAGATTATATTGCTAAATAA
- the murI gene encoding glutamate racemase, whose amino-acid sequence MTALSKPRILFFDSGVGGLSVYQEVQKQLPDCHYLYCFDNAFFPYSEKSEALIIERVNKICTHLDRLYALDLIVIACNTASTIVLPSLRQHFSIPIVGTVPAIKPAAEYSSTKHIGLLATKGTVKREYIDHLIEKYAQSCRVEKIGSTKLVELAERKLRGYPVDLNDIRTELSEWIMMPDLDAIVLGCTHFPLIKSEIQQCLPQVSHFIDSGEAIAKRIAFLLNEVKVRSKNHMISQVFYTKPFIIEDDLSECLHALGFEQFSLIHINS is encoded by the coding sequence ATGACAGCGTTATCCAAACCTAGAATCCTCTTTTTTGATTCCGGCGTCGGAGGGTTAAGCGTTTACCAAGAAGTCCAAAAACAACTCCCGGATTGTCATTATCTCTATTGTTTTGATAATGCATTTTTCCCCTATTCTGAAAAATCGGAAGCACTCATTATTGAGCGTGTGAATAAAATTTGCACGCACCTTGATCGCTTATATGCCTTAGATCTCATTGTTATTGCTTGTAATACGGCCAGTACCATTGTATTACCCTCATTACGCCAACATTTCTCTATTCCCATTGTTGGCACGGTTCCCGCCATTAAGCCTGCGGCAGAATACTCTTCGACAAAGCATATTGGTTTATTAGCCACAAAAGGAACTGTTAAACGAGAATATATCGATCATTTAATTGAAAAATATGCACAATCTTGTCGAGTTGAAAAAATCGGCAGCACCAAACTTGTCGAACTGGCAGAACGTAAATTACGTGGTTATCCTGTTGATTTAAATGACATAAGAACGGAGTTAAGCGAATGGATAATGATGCCTGACTTAGATGCGATTGTGCTGGGCTGTACACATTTTCCGCTCATAAAATCGGAAATTCAGCAATGCTTACCACAAGTGAGCCATTTCATTGATTCAGGGGAAGCAATCGCTAAACGAATAGCCTTCTTACTAAATGAAGTCAAAGTGCGGTCAAAAAATCATATGATTTCTCAAGTGTTTTATACAAAGCCATTTATCATTGAAGACGACTTATCAGAATGCCTTCATGCGCTTGGCTTTGAACAATTCAGCTTAATCCATATAAACAGTTAA
- the spoT gene encoding bifunctional GTP diphosphokinase/guanosine-3',5'-bis pyrophosphate 3'-pyrophosphohydrolase → MYLFEGLNHIIQEYLPPEQIELVKRAFVIARDAHEGQSRSSGEPYITHPVAVASIIAEMRLDHEAVMAALLHDVIEDTPYTEEQLKEEFGASVAEIVEGVSKLDKLKFRTRQEAEVANFRKMILAMTKDIRVVLIKLADRTHNMRTLSALRPDKRRRIAKETLEIYAPLAHRLGIEHIKNELEDLGFEAMHPQRYAVLQKVVQIARGNRKDMIERISAEIKGRLDDVGIQARVFGREKHLYAIYQKMRLKDQQFHSIMDIYAFRTVVENVDTCYRVLGQMHSLYKPRPGRVKDYIAVPKANGYQSLHTSMIGPHGVPVEVQIRTEEMDQMAEMGVAAHWAYKQGGRNDSTPAQIRAQRWLQSLVELQQSAGNSFEFIESVKSEFFPKEIYVFTPKGRIVELPKGATPVDFAYAVHTDIGKNCVAANVDRKPYPLSQPLESGQTIDILTSPNARPNVAWLNFVVTAKARSSIRHALKDLRRDEAIESGKRQLAHALSPLKLEELNPGFIQQVLADLKLTSLNDVFMEIGLGNQMSTVIAHRLLGESIEIDTDGNPDNNATPLEITANGGLLTTFAQCCHPVPGDPIIAYASPGKGLVIHHEACSNLKDRKDNPKHYMPVDWEKSDTQIEFETELRIEMINQQGTLPHLMSTISSMDSNIQSIWTEEQEGRLYQIVVLLTVKDKKHLEQIIRKIKSIPELISIERNINQ, encoded by the coding sequence TTGTATCTATTCGAAGGGTTAAATCATATTATTCAGGAATACTTACCGCCTGAACAAATTGAATTAGTTAAACGTGCATTTGTGATTGCTCGCGATGCGCACGAAGGACAGTCTCGCTCAAGCGGCGAACCTTATATCACCCACCCTGTTGCTGTCGCCTCTATTATTGCCGAAATGCGTTTGGATCATGAGGCGGTTATGGCGGCTTTATTACATGATGTCATTGAAGATACGCCTTATACCGAAGAACAGTTGAAAGAGGAATTCGGCGCCAGTGTCGCGGAAATCGTGGAAGGCGTCTCTAAATTAGACAAACTCAAATTCAGAACACGTCAAGAAGCGGAAGTGGCGAACTTCCGTAAAATGATCTTGGCAATGACCAAGGACATTCGCGTTGTTCTTATTAAACTTGCCGACCGTACCCATAATATGCGCACACTTAGCGCATTACGTCCTGATAAACGTCGTCGTATCGCCAAAGAAACCCTTGAAATTTACGCCCCGCTTGCTCATCGTTTAGGCATTGAACATATTAAAAATGAACTGGAAGATCTTGGCTTTGAAGCCATGCATCCGCAACGTTATGCCGTGCTGCAAAAGGTTGTGCAAATCGCACGCGGCAATCGTAAAGATATGATTGAGCGTATTTCTGCCGAAATTAAAGGTCGATTAGACGATGTGGGCATTCAAGCGCGCGTATTTGGACGTGAGAAACATCTCTATGCCATCTACCAAAAAATGCGCTTAAAAGATCAGCAGTTTCATTCCATTATGGATATTTATGCATTCCGCACCGTTGTAGAGAACGTGGATACCTGCTATCGCGTATTGGGACAAATGCACAGCCTTTATAAACCGCGCCCGGGGCGGGTTAAAGATTATATTGCCGTGCCAAAAGCCAATGGCTATCAGTCTTTGCATACATCGATGATCGGTCCACATGGTGTGCCTGTTGAAGTGCAGATTCGCACGGAAGAAATGGATCAAATGGCAGAAATGGGCGTGGCAGCACATTGGGCGTATAAACAAGGCGGAAGAAATGACAGTACGCCAGCGCAAATTCGCGCACAACGTTGGCTGCAAAGTTTGGTGGAGCTGCAACAAAGTGCGGGGAACTCGTTTGAATTTATTGAAAGTGTAAAATCCGAATTCTTCCCGAAAGAAATTTATGTTTTTACACCGAAAGGACGCATTGTTGAATTGCCGAAAGGCGCAACACCGGTCGATTTTGCCTACGCAGTACACACAGATATAGGTAAAAATTGTGTAGCTGCAAACGTGGATCGCAAGCCGTATCCATTATCCCAACCTTTAGAGTCCGGACAAACCATTGATATTTTAACCTCACCAAATGCACGTCCAAATGTAGCTTGGTTAAATTTTGTCGTTACCGCTAAAGCCCGTTCCAGTATCCGCCATGCCTTAAAAGATTTACGCCGTGATGAAGCAATTGAGTCTGGCAAGCGTCAATTGGCACACGCCTTAAGTCCGTTAAAACTGGAAGAACTTAATCCAGGATTTATTCAACAGGTATTAGCGGATCTCAAACTCACCAGCCTGAACGATGTCTTTATGGAAATCGGTTTGGGCAATCAAATGAGCACGGTGATTGCCCATCGTTTGTTGGGAGAATCGATCGAAATTGATACAGATGGTAATCCGGATAATAATGCGACGCCATTAGAAATTACTGCCAATGGTGGTTTATTGACTACTTTTGCGCAGTGTTGCCATCCGGTCCCGGGTGATCCGATTATTGCTTATGCAAGTCCGGGTAAAGGTTTAGTGATTCATCATGAAGCTTGCTCAAATCTCAAAGATCGTAAAGACAACCCTAAACATTATATGCCTGTGGATTGGGAGAAAAGTGATACTCAAATTGAATTTGAGACAGAATTGCGTATTGAGATGATCAATCAGCAAGGCACTTTACCGCATTTGATGTCCACGATCTCCTCCATGGACAGCAATATTCAAAGCATTTGGACAGAAGAGCAAGAGGGGCGTTTGTATCAAATTGTTGTGCTTTTGACGGTCAAAGACAAAAAACATCTCGAGCAAATTATTCGTAAAATTAAATCAATACCTGAATTAATCAGCATTGAACGTAATATTAATCAATAA
- a CDS encoding type II secretion system F family protein encodes MSLLYYILLAFGGLLVIYVLTSWFVTKKKINEYNSTENKLETFAQGIKSKLSLWVFYFSGGQRKNILRNSVISVLLFLAFFAINVSYIHIDRLTFSIIFVFAFVMFIWKLGQRRNRKVFNNVFPEVIQILIAASSSGAGLLQGLERCGQELTGQLGAEFRNIHRRLAIGEDPITVFDESYTRYPYKEFYFFITIIRTNLSKGGQIKEVISRLGRVIADSTKMEKKKKAMTSEARMSAMIVACFPIGFFIFMKFTMPENFEFITTDPTGRYILYYVFGSVAFGMLIIWGLMRKST; translated from the coding sequence ATGTCTTTACTTTATTATATTCTTTTAGCCTTCGGTGGATTGTTAGTCATTTATGTATTGACCAGTTGGTTTGTGACTAAGAAAAAAATTAATGAATATAATAGTACAGAGAACAAATTAGAAACCTTTGCTCAAGGTATTAAGTCTAAGTTGTCGCTATGGGTATTCTATTTTTCAGGTGGGCAACGAAAGAATATTCTGCGGAATAGTGTAATTAGCGTCTTATTATTCTTAGCTTTTTTTGCAATTAATGTGAGTTATATTCATATTGATAGACTAACCTTTAGTATTATTTTTGTTTTTGCTTTTGTTATGTTTATATGGAAGTTAGGCCAACGACGTAATAGAAAAGTATTTAATAATGTATTCCCAGAGGTTATTCAGATTTTGATAGCAGCATCTTCTTCCGGTGCAGGGTTATTACAAGGGCTGGAACGTTGTGGACAAGAATTGACAGGGCAGTTAGGTGCTGAGTTCAGAAATATTCATAGACGTTTGGCTATCGGTGAGGATCCAATTACTGTGTTTGATGAGAGCTATACACGTTATCCATATAAAGAATTCTACTTTTTTATTACGATTATCCGGACCAATCTGAGTAAAGGGGGACAGATAAAAGAGGTTATATCAAGATTAGGACGCGTTATTGCAGATAGTACTAAGATGGAAAAAAAGAAAAAAGCAATGACATCGGAAGCAAGAATGTCAGCAATGATTGTGGCTTGTTTCCCTATTGGGTTCTTTATTTTCATGAAATTTACAATGCCGGAGAATTTTGAGTTTATTACCACCGATCCTACAGGGCGATATATATTATATTATGTGTTTGGTAGTGTTGCGTTTGGTATGTTGATTATTTGGGGATTAATGAGGAAGTCAACATGA